One part of the Candidatus Limnocylindrales bacterium genome encodes these proteins:
- a CDS encoding gluconokinase has translation MVIILMGVSGSGKTLIGQFLAKDLGWPFYDGDDFHPQTNIDKMSRGIPLNDEDRKPWLDTLQQLIHKCLQEGQPAILACSALKQAYRDHLLKDNPGALFVYLKGTYDLILRRLQERKGHYMKADLLTSQFNTLEEPKGVLTIDVNQKPETIVQLIKQGLGLDKH, from the coding sequence ATGGTCATCATTTTAATGGGAGTTTCAGGCTCCGGTAAGACATTAATCGGGCAATTTCTCGCCAAAGACCTTGGCTGGCCATTTTACGATGGGGATGATTTTCATCCCCAAACCAATATTGATAAAATGAGCCGGGGGATTCCCTTAAATGACGAGGACCGGAAACCCTGGTTGGATACACTTCAGCAGTTGATCCACAAATGCCTCCAGGAAGGTCAACCTGCTATCCTTGCCTGTTCCGCTCTTAAACAGGCTTACCGGGATCATCTCCTGAAGGATAATCCGGGAGCCCTTTTTGTCTATCTGAAGGGAACTTATGATCTCATCCTCAGGCGCCTCCAGGAACGCAAAGGACATTACATGAAAGCAGATCTCCTGACCAGTCAGTTTAATACACTGGAGGAGCCAAAAGGAGTCCTGACAATCGATGTGAATCAGAAACCGGAAACCATCGTGCAGTTGATCAAGCAGGGTCTGGGATTAGATAAACATTGA
- a CDS encoding adenylate/guanylate cyclase domain-containing protein produces the protein MPRLIIKGPNDTKTVFILDEDIITIGKDDPEEGIQNSIHLSDETVSRRHARIIREGEDYFIEDLESTNHTFVNGREIKKERLKHGDRIIIGLTALVFESEETESIKPSDLMVKFQDLDRSKVLDLNYLILHQISEKLATVRNFQEFLESIVDTIWTTIKADKCLLLLVDDQGEFRCYVVRGENNFYNKAMVEKVRYEKRAVLWFSDLSSIKMGIKTQKYHSAPSMMCAPILKYDEIIGVIYLEDSQPGKFNRSEVILLTAISNHIASSIEKIILSERIKKEVTLRSSLERFLPPMLATEIAKVSLDTGKLAIKAEKVLATVLFSAIKEFTSLCKIPEPAELMELLNEYFKMIREIIFKYEGTLGTCTGNTVTAMFGVPEVYPDNAEKAVLAAVEIHEEQKKLNERRDPKKRFDLGIGINTGEVITGYVGSTERMEYVVFGEAATLATHLGLLAGPRSIWIGQQAHEIVKSHYVTQFVGKIRVSKEETEQEVYCISL, from the coding sequence ATGCCACGGTTAATTATTAAAGGACCCAATGATACGAAGACCGTCTTCATCCTGGATGAAGACATAATAACTATCGGTAAGGATGATCCTGAGGAAGGGATTCAAAATTCTATTCATCTCAGTGATGAAACGGTTTCTCGTCGACATGCCCGGATAATCCGGGAAGGGGAAGATTATTTTATCGAAGACTTGGAGAGTACAAATCACACCTTTGTTAACGGTAGAGAGATCAAGAAAGAAAGGTTAAAGCACGGGGATAGGATTATCATTGGCCTTACGGCTCTGGTATTTGAATCAGAAGAAACAGAATCCATTAAACCCTCCGACCTGATGGTTAAATTTCAAGACTTAGATAGAAGTAAGGTGTTAGACTTAAATTATTTGATTCTGCATCAGATCAGTGAAAAACTCGCAACCGTCAGAAATTTTCAAGAATTTTTAGAGTCTATTGTTGATACCATCTGGACAACGATCAAAGCCGATAAATGCTTGTTGCTCCTTGTAGACGATCAGGGAGAGTTTCGATGTTATGTAGTCAGGGGAGAAAATAATTTTTATAACAAAGCCATGGTGGAGAAAGTCAGGTACGAAAAGAGGGCTGTCTTGTGGTTCTCAGATCTTAGTTCTATCAAAATGGGTATAAAAACCCAGAAGTATCACTCAGCACCTTCCATGATGTGTGCACCGATCCTTAAGTATGATGAGATCATTGGAGTGATTTACTTAGAAGATTCTCAACCTGGAAAGTTTAATCGAAGTGAGGTCATCTTGTTAACTGCCATCAGCAATCATATTGCTTCCAGCATAGAGAAGATTATCTTGAGTGAGAGGATCAAGAAAGAAGTTACCCTTCGCAGTAGCCTGGAGCGTTTTTTACCTCCAATGCTAGCAACTGAGATAGCCAAAGTTAGTCTGGATACCGGAAAGCTGGCGATAAAAGCAGAAAAGGTCCTGGCAACGGTTTTATTTTCAGCTATTAAAGAATTCACTTCTCTCTGTAAAATACCGGAGCCTGCCGAATTGATGGAGCTTTTAAATGAATATTTTAAGATGATCAGGGAGATTATTTTTAAATATGAGGGGACCTTGGGTACCTGCACTGGAAATACGGTTACAGCCATGTTTGGAGTGCCTGAGGTTTATCCTGACAATGCAGAGAAAGCAGTATTAGCCGCCGTAGAGATACACGAAGAACAGAAAAAACTTAACGAGCGGCGAGATCCTAAAAAGAGGTTTGACCTTGGAATTGGAATTAACACCGGAGAGGTTATAACCGGTTATGTAGGATCAACGGAACGGATGGAATATGTTGTTTTTGGAGAGGCTGCGACCCTTGCAACTCACCTTGGATTGTTAGCAGGACCCCGAAGTATCTGGATAGGACAACAAGCCCATGAGATTGTCAAATCCCATTATGTTACGCAGTTTGTTGGAAAGATCCGGGTTTCCAAAGAGGAAACCGAACAGGAAGTCTATTGTATTTCGCTGTAA
- the ybaK gene encoding Cys-tRNA(Pro) deacylase: MTPAIIAAKKAGIAFTVHEYKHDPSTDSYGLEAARALGVDPSQVYKTLVTRVEGQLVVALVPVNKNLDLKALASVLGAKKAAMAEITDAERATGYVAGGISPLGQRKRLPTVVDESMLQFETIYVSAGKRGLEIQLQPTDLIRLCQATPAAIAR, translated from the coding sequence GTGACTCCGGCCATTATTGCAGCAAAAAAAGCAGGTATTGCGTTTACCGTCCATGAATATAAACACGATCCGTCTACCGATTCTTATGGACTGGAAGCTGCGCGTGCACTCGGTGTTGATCCCTCTCAGGTTTATAAAACCCTCGTTACCAGGGTCGAAGGGCAACTCGTGGTGGCTCTGGTACCTGTTAACAAGAATTTAGATCTAAAGGCTCTGGCTTCGGTCTTGGGAGCGAAGAAGGCAGCCATGGCAGAGATTACCGATGCAGAACGTGCAACCGGTTATGTGGCGGGGGGGATCAGCCCCCTTGGACAGCGCAAGCGTTTACCGACCGTAGTGGATGAAAGCATGCTACAATTCGAAACTATCTACGTTAGTGCGGGAAAGCGAGGGTTAGAAATTCAACTCCAACCCACCGATCTCATTCGCCTTTGTCAAGCAACCCCTGCTGCGATCGCTCGATAA
- a CDS encoding histidine phosphatase family protein, with protein sequence MLKRFFLLGLALYIIFLPVSNTGHAQTETALSGLQLVKALKQGGYVIFFRHAATDWTQRDTYLGNLENCETQRNLSEKGREDAKAIGQAFRALGIPIGQVLASPYCRARETAKLAFGRVEPTFDLVSPSYVKSETEKEQLKDKLRNLLSTIVPEGTNTILVAHGFSIRGATELTLAEGEAAIFKPLGKEGFKLVGRILPEEWAKFVKATTGP encoded by the coding sequence ATGTTAAAACGATTTTTCCTGTTGGGTTTAGCCCTTTATATTATCTTCCTTCCCGTTTCAAATACAGGGCATGCCCAGACCGAAACAGCCTTATCCGGGCTACAACTCGTAAAGGCTTTAAAACAGGGTGGGTATGTAATTTTCTTCCGACATGCTGCCACCGACTGGACCCAGAGAGATACCTATCTGGGGAATTTAGAGAATTGCGAGACCCAACGCAATCTTTCTGAAAAGGGTCGGGAAGATGCAAAGGCCATCGGTCAGGCTTTCCGGGCCCTTGGAATCCCCATAGGTCAAGTCTTGGCAAGTCCTTACTGTCGGGCCCGGGAGACGGCTAAACTGGCCTTTGGGCGTGTCGAACCCACCTTCGACTTGGTTTCCCCCTCTTATGTTAAAAGTGAGACTGAAAAAGAACAACTCAAAGATAAATTGCGGAATTTGCTTTCTACAATAGTTCCTGAGGGGACCAATACGATTCTCGTAGCCCACGGATTTAGTATTCGGGGAGCAACCGAGCTTACCCTCGCCGAAGGGGAGGCTGCCATATTTAAACCACTGGGTAAGGAGGGTTTCAAACTGGTAGGTCGGATCCTACCGGAAGAATGGGCTAAATTCGTAAAGGCTACGACCGGGCCGTAA
- a CDS encoding DUF2470 domain-containing protein → MSGPSFRRHDSEGPVAPTSSIPEPSYAERARTLVHRGRVGSLSTLSRKRPGWPFGSVMPYAGDEQGRPIFLISTMAVHTQNLLQDPRASLLITQPDGEGDPLGMARVTLMGRVSRVPEEELAGVRERYLAGYENARYWVDFDDFAFYRMDIVDVYFVGGFGMMGWITAEEYYRVEPDPLADIATGILQHMNTDHADSLILLAKVFGNVEAEEAVMTSVDRLGFQVRLKTGERVYGTRIPFLREVRTPQEARTVLVEMVRQARETIRR, encoded by the coding sequence ATGTCCGGTCCATCTTTCAGACGGCACGATAGTGAGGGCCCGGTAGCCCCTACCTCTTCAATCCCTGAGCCTTCTTATGCCGAACGAGCGCGTACTTTAGTGCACCGGGGGCGTGTAGGAAGTTTATCTACCCTCTCCCGAAAACGACCCGGCTGGCCCTTTGGCTCTGTAATGCCCTATGCCGGGGATGAGCAGGGTCGGCCTATTTTTCTCATCAGTACAATGGCCGTCCATACCCAGAACCTTCTCCAGGACCCCCGGGCCAGCCTGTTGATAACTCAACCCGATGGGGAGGGGGACCCTCTCGGTATGGCCCGGGTTACACTGATGGGAAGGGTTTCCAGAGTTCCGGAGGAAGAGTTAGCAGGGGTACGGGAGCGCTACCTGGCAGGATATGAAAACGCCAGGTACTGGGTGGATTTCGATGACTTCGCATTTTACCGGATGGATATCGTGGATGTCTATTTTGTGGGCGGTTTCGGCATGATGGGATGGATCACCGCCGAGGAATATTATCGCGTAGAACCTGACCCGCTGGCAGATATAGCAACTGGAATCCTCCAGCACATGAATACAGACCATGCCGATTCATTAATTCTCCTCGCAAAAGTTTTTGGGAATGTTGAGGCAGAAGAGGCTGTTATGACTTCGGTTGACCGTTTAGGGTTTCAAGTACGGCTAAAGACCGGAGAGCGTGTATATGGAACCCGTATCCCGTTTCTTCGTGAAGTAAGAACCCCCCAGGAAGCTCGAACGGTTTTGGTGGAAATGGTTCGGCAGGCACGTGAAACGATCCGTAGATAA
- a CDS encoding chloride channel protein, producing the protein MNKSSPMKGSLKWYRLQIRARRIFNRIPLRESQKIFILTLLIGGLCGLAAVVFHLLLDFFQENIIYSVASLSDWWHMPLLIFIPAVGGLISGIGLSFAPEARGSGIPQVKKAFYLNGGRIPARVIPGKMILAAFNIGTGASLGREGPTVQICAALASLLGRIFAISRRRLQSLLPIGAAAGLAAAFNTPIAALTFTLEEILGDTAAKPLGSIVIAAVIAAVIERAMLGEHPLFTVPPYKLNSAVELVFYALLGIIAGLTAVLFKEGLLRLRMFFQNQQIIPPWATPGLGGLILGIIGTMALLLTGSSSIFGVGYGQLSIALQTDLPLPMFIILGICKLIGTVVSYSSGSSGGIFGPSLYIGGMIGGGIGILTRFILHNSLTQPGAFALVGMGAVFAGIVGAPVTSIIMVFEMTNNYAIILPLMVANIVSYAVATKLSPTPIYDALLLQDGIHLPHLERHVLKRIPVRAAMTREVTTVNGELSVAEAFRYVQLLPEHHHAYPVMNRQGRLIGLFTFNDLKRALAANQGNRRLDEILNKDLISAYPDQTLDEVIFKLGQKGISQLPVVSRKDPSKLLGIITLHDIAAALSKEDKTAATIGAGVTEKHT; encoded by the coding sequence ATGAATAAAAGCAGCCCCATGAAAGGAAGTCTCAAATGGTATCGCCTCCAGATTCGAGCACGGAGGATATTCAATAGAATTCCGCTTCGTGAAAGCCAAAAAATATTTATTCTCACCTTACTTATCGGTGGTCTATGCGGACTTGCCGCGGTTGTGTTTCATTTACTATTAGACTTTTTTCAAGAAAATATCATCTATTCTGTAGCATCCCTGTCGGATTGGTGGCATATGCCCCTTCTGATCTTCATTCCTGCTGTAGGCGGTCTTATTTCAGGTATAGGGCTTTCTTTTGCGCCTGAAGCCAGGGGAAGTGGTATACCCCAGGTTAAGAAGGCTTTTTACCTGAACGGTGGACGGATTCCCGCGCGGGTCATTCCGGGTAAAATGATTTTAGCCGCTTTCAATATCGGTACCGGTGCAAGTTTAGGACGTGAAGGACCTACTGTTCAAATATGTGCAGCCCTGGCTTCCCTGCTAGGAAGAATATTCGCCATCTCCCGGCGCAGACTTCAGAGCCTTTTACCGATAGGTGCTGCAGCAGGTCTGGCGGCTGCTTTCAATACGCCCATAGCCGCTCTTACCTTCACCCTTGAAGAGATATTGGGAGATACCGCCGCAAAGCCCCTGGGGTCCATTGTGATAGCTGCCGTTATTGCAGCCGTAATTGAACGGGCCATGCTGGGCGAACATCCTCTGTTTACCGTTCCACCTTATAAATTAAATTCTGCCGTTGAACTCGTTTTCTACGCTTTATTGGGAATTATAGCAGGACTTACAGCAGTCCTTTTTAAGGAAGGACTCCTCCGTTTGCGGATGTTTTTTCAAAATCAGCAGATTATACCCCCCTGGGCTACTCCAGGTTTAGGGGGTCTTATCCTGGGGATAATAGGGACTATGGCTCTTCTTCTTACCGGTTCTTCAAGCATCTTTGGAGTCGGTTATGGACAGCTTTCCATTGCCTTACAAACGGACCTGCCTCTCCCAATGTTTATCATTCTTGGAATTTGTAAATTGATAGGAACGGTGGTATCTTATAGCTCAGGTTCTTCAGGAGGGATCTTCGGTCCTTCTCTTTACATAGGAGGAATGATCGGCGGTGGAATCGGAATCTTAACCCGATTCATTCTACATAATTCCTTAACCCAACCAGGAGCCTTTGCCCTGGTGGGTATGGGAGCAGTATTTGCCGGTATAGTTGGTGCGCCAGTTACTTCTATTATCATGGTATTTGAAATGACTAATAATTACGCCATTATTCTTCCCCTTATGGTAGCCAATATCGTCAGTTATGCGGTAGCCACCAAACTCAGCCCAACCCCTATATACGATGCCTTACTTTTACAAGACGGAATTCATCTCCCCCACCTGGAGAGACACGTTTTGAAACGGATACCTGTTCGTGCGGCGATGACGAGAGAAGTAACCACTGTAAACGGCGAACTGTCCGTTGCAGAGGCTTTCCGGTATGTACAATTACTTCCTGAACACCATCACGCTTACCCCGTTATGAATAGGCAAGGCCGATTAATCGGCCTTTTTACCTTCAATGACTTAAAGCGAGCACTGGCAGCCAATCAAGGTAACCGTCGATTGGATGAGATTCTAAACAAGGATTTAATCAGCGCCTACCCCGATCAAACGTTGGATGAGGTTATATTCAAGCTGGGGCAAAAAGGTATTTCTCAACTTCCCGTAGTTAGCCGAAAAGATCCATCCAAACTGCTGGGAATCATCACCCTGCATGACATAGCAGCAGCTTTGTCTAAAGAAGATAAAACAGCCGCTACAATAGGAGCAGGAGTTACCGAAAAGCATACATAA
- a CDS encoding aldose epimerase family protein has product MGHLGKFKIAWMVGIIVLSVVSFSLSTEAKMGIEKQPFGKTPDGTPVDLYTLTNDNGMVVKITNYGGTVTSLIVPDRNGKMGDVVLGYDNLDGYLKNNPYFGCIIGRYANRIAKGRFVLNGVEYKLAQNNGENHLHGGIKGFDKVVWNAKEVKAGNGVGVELSYLSKDGEEGYPGNLSVTVTYVLTNNNELKINYLATTDKDTVVNLTHHSYFNLAGAGEGDILGHELMINADKFTPVDKTLIPTGELRSVKGTPMDFTQSTAIGARINQEDEQLIFGKGYDHNWVLNIVEGALTRVARVYEPKTGRVMEVFTTEPGMQFYTGNFLDGTITGKGGKVYYQRYGFCLETQHFPDSPNKPQFPSTVLKPGQTYRTTTVYQFSTK; this is encoded by the coding sequence ATGGGTCATTTGGGTAAATTTAAAATTGCCTGGATGGTAGGGATCATTGTTCTATCTGTGGTTAGCTTCAGTTTGAGTACTGAAGCTAAAATGGGTATCGAAAAACAACCCTTTGGGAAAACACCCGATGGAACACCTGTGGATCTCTACACCTTAACAAATGACAACGGTATGGTGGTAAAAATCACGAATTATGGCGGTACGGTGACTTCTCTGATAGTTCCAGATAGGAATGGGAAGATGGGGGATGTGGTACTGGGATATGATAATTTAGATGGATATCTCAAGAATAATCCTTATTTTGGTTGCATCATCGGACGTTACGCCAATCGGATTGCTAAAGGCCGATTCGTATTAAATGGAGTCGAGTATAAACTGGCTCAAAACAACGGCGAGAACCATCTGCATGGAGGGATTAAGGGGTTTGATAAGGTTGTATGGAATGCAAAAGAGGTTAAAGCCGGTAATGGAGTGGGTGTGGAACTCAGTTATCTGAGCAAAGATGGCGAGGAGGGATACCCGGGTAATTTGTCGGTAACCGTTACTTACGTTCTGACCAATAACAACGAGCTGAAAATCAATTACCTGGCAACAACCGACAAGGATACGGTGGTTAATCTAACCCACCACTCGTATTTTAATCTGGCCGGTGCAGGGGAAGGAGATATCTTAGGTCACGAGCTCATGATCAATGCCGATAAGTTTACTCCTGTAGACAAAACTTTAATACCGACGGGGGAATTGCGAAGTGTTAAGGGCACACCCATGGATTTTACGCAATCTACGGCTATTGGAGCCAGGATTAATCAAGAAGATGAACAACTCATCTTTGGCAAAGGTTATGACCATAACTGGGTGCTGAACATTGTAGAAGGTGCGCTGACACGAGTTGCCAGGGTATATGAACCTAAAACCGGACGGGTTATGGAGGTTTTTACCACAGAGCCGGGTATGCAGTTTTATACCGGAAATTTCTTAGACGGTACCATTACAGGTAAGGGAGGTAAAGTCTACTACCAACGCTATGGGTTCTGCCTGGAAACCCAGCATTTTCCAGATTCTCCCAATAAGCCTCAATTTCCTTCGACAGTTCTCAAACCTGGTCAAACCTATAGAACGACCACGGTTTATCAATTCTCGACGAAATAG
- a CDS encoding nucleotidyltransferase family protein, with product MKAMIFAAGLGLRLKPLTDILPKCLVEVNGKTMLEHVIDRLKMVDVDAVMINVHHFARQIHSFVKQKNSFGLQVEFSYEEELLETGGGLKKASWFFKSDSMVQGEEPFFVHNSDVYSDIDLKAMLDFHRSHGAVATLAVNKHKTSRYLRFDTNQRLVGRENQKTGQEVLLAPGIEFERLSFTGIHVLSPKIFDYMRGQSGRFSIIDTYMKAIREGALIIGYRTDDSFWMDMGSVERLESLRRKLESDKKM from the coding sequence ATGAAAGCCATGATCTTTGCAGCGGGTTTGGGTTTGCGCTTGAAACCACTCACCGATATCCTACCTAAATGCCTCGTAGAAGTAAATGGAAAAACCATGCTGGAGCATGTCATAGATCGACTCAAGATGGTCGATGTGGATGCTGTGATGATCAACGTTCATCACTTTGCCCGGCAAATTCACTCCTTTGTAAAACAGAAGAATAGTTTTGGTTTACAGGTTGAGTTTTCTTATGAGGAAGAGTTGTTGGAGACCGGAGGAGGTCTTAAAAAAGCGAGTTGGTTTTTTAAATCGGACTCTATGGTACAAGGTGAAGAACCTTTCTTTGTCCATAATAGCGACGTTTACTCGGATATCGATTTAAAGGCCATGCTTGACTTTCATAGGAGCCACGGGGCGGTTGCTACATTGGCCGTAAACAAGCATAAAACTTCTCGCTATCTTCGTTTTGATACAAATCAACGGCTGGTGGGGAGGGAAAATCAAAAAACCGGTCAGGAAGTACTTCTGGCACCTGGCATAGAGTTTGAGAGACTTTCCTTTACAGGCATCCACGTTTTATCCCCCAAGATCTTCGATTATATGCGAGGTCAATCGGGTCGTTTTTCCATTATAGATACTTATATGAAAGCCATACGGGAAGGAGCGCTTATTATAGGTTATCGAACGGATGACAGTTTTTGGATGGATATGGGAAGTGTTGAAAGGCTGGAGTCTTTAAGACGGAAACTGGAGTCCGATAAGAAAATGTAA